A single window of Methylomarinum sp. Ch1-1 DNA harbors:
- the trpC gene encoding indole-3-glycerol phosphate synthase TrpC, whose protein sequence is MTDTPDILKKILETKAEEVERRKAKNSVEMLQEIASGVETPRGFYRALKDKALAKKPAIIAEIKKASPSKGVIREDFRPVEIAQDYAMNGATCLSVLTDKDYFQGSEVYLQLVHDRCPLPVLRKDFMIDPYQVYEARALGADCILLIVSALTDAQMQELSGLANQLGMDVLVEVHDANEMERALRLDSKLVGVNNRNLRSFETSLQTTLDLMKMVPEDRLLVTESGIHTPDDVKLMTDNGVYAFLVGEAFMRAEHPGQKMRELFF, encoded by the coding sequence ATGACAGACACTCCCGATATCCTAAAAAAAATCCTCGAAACCAAAGCCGAAGAAGTCGAGCGCCGCAAGGCGAAAAACTCGGTCGAGATGCTACAAGAAATCGCTTCCGGCGTCGAAACGCCGCGTGGCTTCTATCGGGCGTTGAAGGACAAGGCGTTGGCGAAAAAGCCGGCCATCATCGCCGAAATCAAAAAAGCCTCGCCCAGCAAAGGCGTGATTCGCGAGGATTTCCGTCCGGTCGAAATCGCCCAGGATTATGCGATGAACGGCGCGACCTGTCTGTCGGTGTTGACCGACAAGGACTATTTTCAGGGCTCGGAAGTCTATCTGCAATTGGTCCATGACCGCTGCCCGCTGCCGGTGTTGCGCAAGGATTTCATGATCGATCCCTATCAGGTCTACGAGGCGCGCGCTTTAGGCGCCGATTGCATTCTGTTGATCGTCTCCGCGCTGACCGATGCGCAGATGCAAGAGTTGTCTGGATTGGCGAACCAATTGGGCATGGATGTGCTGGTCGAAGTGCATGATGCCAACGAGATGGAAAGGGCATTGCGCTTAGACAGCAAGTTGGTCGGCGTCAATAACCGCAATCTGCGCAGCTTCGAAACCTCGCTGCAAACCACACTGGATTTAATGAAAATGGTGCCGGAAGACCGCTTATTGGTAACCGAAAGCGGCATTCATACGCCGGACGATGTGAAGTTGATGACCGATAACGGCGTCTATGCCTTCCTGGTCGGCGAAGCCTTCATGCGCGCCGAACATCCAGGGCAGAAGATGCGCGAGCTTTTCTTTTAA
- the trpD gene encoding anthranilate phosphoribosyltransferase: MTMQEAIQRLLDRQNLGAEEMRQVMRLIMTGGASDAQIGAFLIALRCKGETVDEIAAAASVMRELAVNVPVRGEHVIDTCGTGGDGANTFNISTTCAFVVAAAGGQVAKHGNRSVSSSSGSADVLEAAGVNLDLSAEQVGSCVDEIGVGFLFAPKHHGAMKHAIGPRKEMGVRTLFNLLGPLSNPASAPNQLIGVFASQWLEPLAQVLKKLGSKHVLVVNAEDGLDEISIAAPTHIAELHNGEIKTYTITPEQFGLQRQSLDSLAVDGAESSLAMVKTVLNNEPGPARDIVALNAGAAIYAANLSATLAAGIDKAQQVLASGAALRKLDALVAYSNKH; the protein is encoded by the coding sequence ATGACGATGCAAGAGGCGATTCAGCGCTTGCTGGACAGACAAAACTTAGGCGCCGAAGAAATGCGGCAGGTGATGCGACTGATCATGACCGGCGGCGCCAGCGACGCCCAGATCGGTGCTTTTCTGATCGCCTTGCGTTGCAAAGGCGAAACGGTCGATGAAATTGCCGCGGCCGCGTCGGTGATGCGTGAATTGGCCGTCAACGTGCCGGTACGCGGCGAACATGTCATCGATACTTGCGGCACCGGCGGCGACGGCGCCAATACCTTCAACATCTCGACGACCTGCGCCTTCGTGGTCGCGGCGGCAGGCGGGCAGGTGGCCAAGCACGGCAACCGTTCGGTATCCAGCAGTTCCGGCAGCGCCGATGTGTTGGAGGCGGCAGGGGTCAATTTGGATTTATCCGCCGAACAAGTCGGCTCATGCGTGGATGAAATCGGTGTCGGCTTTTTGTTCGCGCCGAAACATCATGGTGCGATGAAGCACGCGATCGGCCCGCGCAAGGAAATGGGCGTGAGAACCCTGTTCAATCTGCTAGGCCCACTGTCCAATCCGGCCTCTGCGCCGAATCAGCTGATCGGCGTGTTCGCCAGCCAATGGCTGGAGCCCTTGGCCCAGGTATTGAAAAAATTGGGCAGCAAGCATGTGTTAGTGGTCAACGCCGAAGACGGTCTGGATGAAATCAGTATCGCCGCGCCGACCCATATCGCCGAACTGCACAACGGCGAGATCAAAACTTATACGATCACGCCGGAACAATTCGGTCTGCAAAGGCAAAGCTTGGATAGCTTGGCGGTGGATGGCGCGGAATCCAGTCTGGCGATGGTGAAAACGGTGTTGAATAACGAGCCCGGTCCGGCCAGGGACATCGTGGCGCTGAATGCCGGTGCGGCGATATACGCGGCCAACCTCAGCGCCACGTTGGCTGCCGGCATAGACAAGGCGCAACAGGTGTTGGCTAGTGGCGCGGCACTGCGGAAACTCGATGCTTTGGTGGCCTATTCGAACAAACATTAA